TGGACGCGCCGGGCGCGCTCGACGGCGAGGATTCCGATCTCGTCGGACGAGACCACGATCGTTCCCCGGACGCGATCCTCCATCTGCGCGAGCCGGTCGATCTCCGCGGCGACCGTGGCGCTGTCGGGGAGCGCCCCTTTCACCGGCTTGGTCTTCGGCTTCGTCACCTCGGGAGGCTTCCCGAAGCGCGTGGCGTAGGCGCGGGTCAATCGGAGCGCGTAATCGGTCGCGCCCATCCCCGCGGGCGCCCTCGTCGCGGCTGCCGCGACCGTCGCGGGCTCGGGCGCCTTCGACCGAGCGTCCACGGGCACGTCCTGGATCAGCGCCACGAAGCGCCGGTTCAGCACGGCCGTGGAATCCCTGGACGTGGGAACCGTCTGCTCGACCTCGAGCTTCAGGGCGGGGCGATCGTTCATCCCCTTGAGAATGGCGTCGAGCTTCTTCACCTCGAGCGTGTCCAGCTCCACGCTCCCGTACGGGAACGCGATCGCCGGCGCGACCTCGGTGTCCTCGCCGCCGAAGATCGCGCCGAAGAGCTTGAACGGCGACGTCACGGCCTTCACGACGAGCTGTCCCAGGATCTTCCATACCAC
This genomic interval from Candidatus Eisenbacteria bacterium contains the following:
- a CDS encoding DUF748 domain-containing protein produces the protein MTGTINPLNSRGLTDVGVKFENIELTTFTPYSGKFMGYRIDRGKLDLDLHYAIQDRQLQGENKILIRQLNLGEKVESKDATSLPVKFAIALLKDKNGDIDLDLPVSGSLDDPKFSVWKVVWKILGQLVVKAVTSPFKLFGAIFGGEDTEVAPAIAFPYGSVELDTLEVKKLDAILKGMNDRPALKLEVEQTVPTSRDSTAVLNRRFVALIQDVPVDARSKAPEPATVAAAATRAPAGMGATDYALRLTRAYATRFGKPPEVTKPKTKPVKGALPDSATVAAEIDRLAQMEDRVRGTIVVSSDEIGILAVERARRVQGYLLRDSTIVPERIFIVGSKGSYAPDSLGVRVGLTLTD